One Rubripirellula amarantea DNA segment encodes these proteins:
- a CDS encoding efflux RND transporter periplasmic adaptor subunit translates to MIQLFQRFLFLNAIVCIALAGCGRSKEVVFEKSPRPVKTMVLTKQHPPDAPLIAASVGAWQTEEIGFEVSGRVEFVADLNTEIDGRIYDSDGNRIVEGTPVARLESERYSLQVSRAKSEVKRAEQNLVVAQTELDESIPAQIEAAAARAELAKTELDRSQTLKQQNAVSQSEFDEKTSAYRNAVAEVKQVLASETSKKAEIEALKNAILQAKQSLRDAQRDLEDCTLYSSFRGQIAGTSVVPGSIVTAGQSVATLQMMDPIKIEVEISADKSRQMQRMDRFPIHVSMPDGSSTVHEAVLHQIDPVADPLTRTFTLTLLLFNRKLSDSAGVQAATTSDVWRLDLKFLPGAENGGLFAEESSILYDSEGAYLWQITNTTIQGHSPADHVVEVRKLRVEPSPLKVPYLGRTVFQEVKVNDPEFDASRDLVVGKLRVADGTPEQWNGKTVFLDAANSWMLRPGDIVKVDLSATDSVEGYYVPMDAISRQADGASVFVVRESGGQTIAARVPVKVVNKGQTATPSSLQLIELSEDAEQSDNSLEGARLITAGVHYLIDGEPINVIAPSETAL, encoded by the coding sequence ATGATCCAATTGTTTCAACGATTTTTATTCCTCAATGCGATCGTCTGCATCGCATTGGCAGGATGCGGCCGTTCCAAGGAAGTGGTATTCGAAAAGAGCCCTAGGCCGGTGAAAACGATGGTGCTGACAAAACAGCATCCGCCCGATGCCCCGCTTATCGCCGCCTCCGTGGGAGCTTGGCAGACCGAGGAGATCGGGTTTGAAGTTTCCGGACGTGTCGAGTTTGTCGCCGACCTGAACACAGAGATTGATGGTCGTATCTATGATTCAGACGGCAATCGTATCGTGGAAGGTACGCCCGTTGCTCGGCTTGAAAGTGAACGGTATTCGTTGCAGGTTTCGCGAGCGAAGTCAGAAGTGAAACGTGCCGAACAAAACCTTGTGGTAGCTCAGACGGAACTTGATGAAAGTATCCCGGCACAAATTGAGGCGGCAGCGGCGAGGGCGGAGCTAGCAAAAACGGAACTCGATCGCAGTCAAACGCTGAAGCAGCAAAACGCTGTGTCGCAAAGCGAGTTTGATGAGAAGACTTCTGCCTATCGGAATGCCGTTGCTGAAGTTAAGCAAGTGCTTGCATCCGAGACGTCTAAGAAGGCCGAGATTGAAGCGTTGAAGAATGCCATCCTGCAAGCGAAGCAAAGTCTTCGAGACGCCCAGCGAGACTTAGAGGACTGTACGCTCTACTCGTCCTTTCGCGGACAGATTGCGGGCACTTCGGTTGTGCCCGGCAGTATTGTCACAGCGGGTCAGTCCGTTGCCACGCTTCAGATGATGGATCCCATTAAGATCGAGGTTGAAATCTCCGCCGACAAATCTCGCCAAATGCAACGGATGGATAGATTTCCAATTCATGTGTCCATGCCTGACGGTTCGAGCACAGTGCATGAAGCGGTACTGCATCAAATCGATCCCGTCGCTGATCCCCTCACGCGAACATTTACTCTTACGTTATTGCTTTTCAATCGAAAGCTTTCTGATAGCGCGGGTGTCCAAGCCGCAACCACGTCCGATGTGTGGCGTCTCGATTTGAAGTTCTTGCCGGGTGCCGAAAACGGTGGGTTATTCGCGGAAGAGTCGTCCATCTTGTACGACTCCGAAGGTGCTTACCTATGGCAGATCACCAACACAACGATTCAAGGTCACTCGCCCGCTGACCATGTCGTTGAAGTGCGTAAGCTGCGCGTTGAGCCTTCACCGTTGAAGGTGCCGTATCTCGGCCGAACGGTGTTCCAAGAGGTCAAAGTTAACGACCCCGAGTTCGATGCGTCTCGTGATCTTGTTGTCGGGAAGCTTCGCGTAGCGGATGGGACCCCTGAACAATGGAATGGAAAAACCGTCTTTCTGGACGCCGCTAACAGTTGGATGCTTCGGCCTGGCGATATCGTGAAAGTGGATCTTTCCGCGACCGATTCGGTGGAAGGTTACTACGTTCCGATGGATGCGATCTCGCGACAGGCCGACGGGGCGTCAGTGTTCGTTGTGCGAGAGTCCGGTGGGCAAACGATTGCAGCGCGGGTTCCGGTTAAGGTTGTAAACAAAGGACAGACTGCTACGCCATCAAGTTTGCAGTTGATCGAACTTAGTGAAGATGCCGAGCAATCAGACAATAGCTTGGAAGGGGCTCGACTTATCACAGCGGGCGTGCATTACCTCATCGACGGTGAGCCGATCAATGTCATCGCACCATCGGAGACGGCTCTGTGA
- a CDS encoding MDR family oxidoreductase yields the protein MTFNALVVDKSNDSEVSAVVTQLTEDQLPEGDVTVAVEYTTVNYKDGLCLQPNNGLVRSYPHVPGIDFAGTVEKSDDSRYQPGDKVVLTGWRVGEIHWGGFSQLARVNADWLVPLPELLTTKQAMAVGTAGFAAMLAIIALEEHGLHPDQGEVLVTGAGGGVGSIATAVLGNLGYQVAAVTGRPETEPYLTSLGASRIVARSDIDTVVKRPLESETWAGCVDAVGGEMLARVLGQMKYGGSVAAVGLAGGAKLPASVIPFLLRGVNLLGIDSVMQPYENRLAAWQRIASDLPTKKLEGMIHPATLSDLPELGAKILEGQVKGRVVVDVNA from the coding sequence ATGACTTTTAACGCCCTGGTTGTTGATAAGAGCAACGATTCCGAAGTCTCGGCTGTGGTAACTCAGCTCACCGAGGACCAGTTGCCTGAGGGTGACGTGACAGTTGCGGTTGAGTACACGACGGTGAACTACAAAGACGGGTTGTGCTTACAGCCCAACAACGGGCTTGTCCGCAGTTATCCTCACGTGCCCGGAATCGATTTTGCCGGAACCGTCGAAAAGAGTGACGATTCACGCTATCAACCGGGTGACAAGGTTGTGTTGACCGGATGGCGAGTGGGCGAAATCCATTGGGGCGGTTTTTCCCAACTGGCTCGCGTGAATGCCGACTGGCTCGTGCCATTGCCCGAACTATTAACAACAAAGCAGGCCATGGCGGTCGGTACCGCCGGGTTTGCTGCGATGCTTGCGATCATCGCGTTGGAAGAACACGGCCTTCATCCGGATCAAGGTGAAGTGCTGGTCACGGGGGCTGGTGGCGGTGTCGGTTCAATTGCGACGGCGGTTCTTGGAAATCTCGGATACCAAGTTGCTGCGGTGACCGGCCGACCGGAAACCGAGCCATACCTAACATCGCTGGGCGCGAGTCGCATTGTGGCTCGCAGTGATATCGATACGGTCGTAAAGCGACCGCTCGAATCGGAAACGTGGGCGGGGTGCGTCGATGCGGTCGGTGGCGAAATGCTCGCACGAGTGCTGGGTCAGATGAAATACGGTGGTTCAGTCGCCGCTGTTGGCCTCGCGGGAGGAGCCAAACTTCCGGCAAGCGTGATTCCGTTCTTGCTTCGCGGAGTGAATTTGTTGGGGATCGATAGCGTGATGCAACCTTACGAAAACCGATTGGCAGCCTGGCAACGTATTGCCAGCGACTTGCCAACGAAAAAACTCGAAGGAATGATTCATCCGGCGACGCTGTCCGATTTGCCCGAGTTGGGGGCCAAGATCTTGGAAGGTCAAGTGAAAGGACGTGTCGTGGTCGATGTCAACGCTTAG
- a CDS encoding NAD-dependent epimerase/dehydratase family protein, translated as MARALVTGATGFIGSHLVRDLTRRGCEVTCLVRKSSNLSSLNEYRPRFVIGDIMDIDAVQQAMEGADIVYNLAGVTKALRESDFAETNVTGARNVAACCSKAPNDPVLVHVSSLAAAGPSTCQRPRVETDAANPVSRYGKSKRAGELAVIEFASKIPISIVRPPIVLGEGDRDGFEMFKGIANWGVHLAPSLDDDRVSVIHADDLSNALVQVGMRGRRVNQSPNDSAGIYFASSGEDPTYAELGRMIGKALGRDHTWVVHAPKSAVWGIAAINELVSQVCRRPHILNLDKAREATAGSWTCSSDALQHDVGFAADRPLFQRLVQTGEWYREQGWLSGHRQRRPAFESRHTSVS; from the coding sequence ATGGCACGAGCATTAGTGACCGGTGCAACGGGCTTTATTGGATCTCATCTTGTACGAGACCTCACTCGACGCGGTTGCGAAGTGACGTGCCTTGTGCGCAAGTCTTCCAACCTAAGTTCACTGAACGAATACCGTCCACGCTTTGTGATCGGCGACATCATGGACATCGACGCTGTCCAGCAGGCGATGGAAGGGGCCGATATCGTTTACAACCTAGCCGGCGTAACGAAAGCTTTGCGAGAGAGTGACTTTGCGGAAACGAATGTCACCGGCGCGCGTAATGTCGCGGCTTGTTGCTCGAAAGCACCAAACGATCCGGTTCTCGTTCATGTTTCTTCACTTGCGGCGGCCGGTCCGTCGACCTGTCAGCGTCCTCGCGTGGAAACCGATGCTGCTAATCCCGTGTCACGATACGGGAAAAGCAAACGAGCTGGAGAGTTGGCAGTCATCGAATTCGCTTCGAAGATCCCGATTTCGATTGTTCGACCGCCCATTGTATTAGGGGAAGGGGACCGTGACGGATTTGAAATGTTCAAGGGCATCGCTAACTGGGGCGTGCACTTGGCGCCCAGCTTGGATGATGACCGGGTGTCGGTCATTCACGCAGATGATCTGTCCAACGCACTTGTTCAAGTTGGCATGCGCGGACGCCGCGTGAATCAATCGCCCAACGATTCAGCAGGGATCTATTTTGCATCGAGTGGTGAAGACCCGACGTATGCCGAACTTGGCCGGATGATTGGTAAGGCGCTAGGCCGAGACCATACCTGGGTGGTGCATGCTCCCAAATCTGCGGTTTGGGGCATCGCCGCCATCAACGAACTTGTTTCCCAAGTTTGCCGTCGCCCCCACATTCTGAACCTCGACAAAGCGCGAGAGGCAACTGCTGGTTCGTGGACTTGCTCGTCGGATGCGCTTCAACACGATGTCGGCTTCGCTGCTGATCGACCGCTGTTCCAACGGCTGGTTCAAACCGGGGAATGGTACCGAGAGCAAGGCTGGTTAAGTGGACATCGCCAACGGCGCCCCGCATTCGAGAGCCGGCACACTTCGGTGTCGTGA
- a CDS encoding bifunctional SulP family inorganic anion transporter/carbonic anhydrase, whose protein sequence is MTQPASIFSPSTIFRDLLSGVVVFLVALPLCLGIALASGADLFSGLVSGIVGGLVVAAVSGSHTSVSGPAAGLTAIVASQIALLGSFESFLLAVAIAGVIQIGFGLAKGGALSAFFPSSVIKGLLVAIGVILILKQIPHIFGHDTDPEGEMSFQQPDRENTLTELFTLVAGEIHVGAMVIGLLSVALLMFWDRVPALKKSLVPAPLLVVIMGVALSLWFRSLGGQWVIEASHLVQIPMAGSFSEFIGFLRLPDFTAASNPAVYVAAITIAVVASLETLLNLEAVDKLDTAKRKSPPSRELVAQGCGNLVCGLIGGLPVTSVIVRGSVNVGAGSKTKMSAIFHGLLLLVSVAVLPRYMNMIPLSALAAILLVTGFKLASPKIFKQMWNEGRYQFTPFIITVLAIVFTDLLIGILIGLGVSILFILNSNLRRPIRRIVETRMGGDVTNIELTSQVSFLNRAAIDRVLSEAKPGSNLSIDASHSDYIDPDVLSLIRDFKDNVAPARNISVNLRGFRSKYQLEDEVQFADHATRELQGQLTAEQVVEILREGNRRFTSGKRLNRDLGSQVYATADGQSPLAAILSCIDSRVPAELVFDLGVGDIFSVRVAGNVIGTKSLGSLEYAVGVSGVKTVVVLGHTRCGAVTSSVKLVVDELDAQAVTGCEHLQSIVDEIKPSVPSMPAGSTDHLSAEEFEVIVDDVAKLNVLHTVDEILKRSSVIGNAVREGHVKVIGALYDVKSGKIEFFDADKLDPQREAELAR, encoded by the coding sequence ATGACTCAACCTGCCTCCATTTTTTCTCCTAGTACTATTTTTCGCGACCTCCTTTCTGGTGTGGTCGTCTTTCTCGTTGCGCTTCCCCTGTGTCTCGGGATTGCACTCGCCTCGGGAGCAGATTTGTTCTCTGGGCTGGTTTCCGGCATCGTCGGTGGCCTTGTCGTCGCAGCGGTCAGCGGTTCTCACACGAGTGTCAGCGGTCCGGCAGCAGGTCTCACTGCCATCGTCGCTTCGCAAATTGCACTGCTGGGTTCTTTCGAATCGTTCTTGCTTGCGGTCGCGATTGCGGGTGTCATCCAAATTGGATTTGGCCTAGCGAAGGGGGGAGCACTATCGGCGTTCTTCCCCTCTAGCGTGATCAAAGGATTGCTGGTCGCGATCGGTGTGATCCTGATACTCAAGCAGATCCCTCACATCTTTGGTCACGATACTGACCCGGAAGGCGAAATGTCCTTCCAGCAGCCCGACCGTGAAAACACGCTCACGGAACTCTTCACGCTCGTTGCCGGTGAGATTCACGTTGGTGCGATGGTGATTGGACTGCTTTCCGTAGCGCTGCTGATGTTTTGGGATAGAGTTCCCGCACTTAAGAAATCGCTTGTTCCGGCGCCGCTTTTGGTGGTCATCATGGGAGTCGCCCTGAGTCTTTGGTTCCGTAGCCTTGGCGGGCAATGGGTGATCGAGGCATCTCACTTAGTGCAAATTCCGATGGCGGGAAGCTTCTCGGAATTCATTGGCTTTTTGCGTCTTCCCGACTTTACCGCGGCGAGCAATCCAGCCGTCTACGTTGCCGCGATTACAATCGCAGTGGTGGCGTCGTTGGAAACACTGTTGAATCTTGAAGCGGTCGACAAACTCGACACCGCCAAGCGAAAGTCGCCACCTAGCCGCGAACTCGTCGCGCAGGGGTGCGGTAACCTCGTCTGCGGATTGATCGGTGGCCTGCCAGTGACTTCCGTCATCGTGCGTGGTTCGGTCAATGTCGGTGCCGGCAGCAAGACCAAGATGTCAGCGATCTTTCACGGCCTGTTGCTGCTCGTCAGTGTTGCTGTTCTCCCACGCTACATGAACATGATCCCTTTGTCCGCCTTGGCGGCGATTTTGTTGGTCACCGGTTTCAAGCTGGCGAGCCCTAAGATCTTTAAGCAGATGTGGAACGAGGGACGCTATCAGTTCACGCCTTTCATCATCACGGTCTTAGCGATCGTCTTTACCGATCTACTAATCGGAATCTTGATTGGTTTGGGAGTGAGCATCTTGTTCATCTTGAACAGCAATCTAAGACGCCCGATTCGCCGAATTGTCGAAACGCGAATGGGTGGCGACGTGACCAACATTGAACTCACTAGTCAAGTGAGTTTTCTCAATCGTGCTGCGATTGACCGTGTGTTAAGTGAAGCAAAACCGGGAAGTAACCTCTCCATCGACGCTTCGCATTCTGACTACATAGACCCAGACGTGCTGAGTTTGATTCGCGACTTCAAAGACAACGTCGCGCCTGCTCGGAACATCTCAGTCAATCTTCGTGGATTTAGGTCGAAGTACCAATTAGAAGATGAAGTTCAGTTCGCTGATCATGCGACTCGCGAGCTGCAAGGGCAACTCACCGCCGAGCAAGTGGTGGAAATTCTTCGCGAAGGCAACCGGCGATTCACGAGCGGAAAGCGATTGAACCGTGACCTTGGAAGTCAGGTCTACGCGACCGCTGATGGGCAAAGTCCTTTAGCGGCTATTCTCAGTTGCATTGACTCTCGAGTTCCCGCCGAATTGGTCTTTGACTTGGGCGTGGGCGACATCTTCAGTGTCCGCGTTGCCGGGAACGTGATTGGTACAAAGTCATTGGGTAGTCTGGAATATGCGGTTGGCGTGTCCGGTGTGAAGACGGTCGTAGTTCTTGGCCATACTCGATGCGGTGCGGTAACATCATCGGTCAAGCTAGTCGTCGATGAACTAGACGCTCAAGCCGTGACCGGGTGCGAGCACCTTCAATCGATCGTTGATGAGATCAAGCCAAGCGTGCCAAGCATGCCAGCGGGATCAACAGATCATCTTTCGGCTGAGGAATTCGAAGTGATCGTCGACGACGTTGCTAAGTTGAACGTCCTTCATACGGTGGACGAGATCTTGAAGCGAAGCTCCGTGATCGGCAACGCGGTTCGTGAGGGGCACGTCAAGGTGATCGGTGCCCTGTATGACGTGAAGTCTGGCAAGATCGAATTCTTCGATGCTGACAAGCTAGACCCACAGCGCGAAGCCGAGCTTGCCAGGTGA
- a CDS encoding potassium/proton antiporter, translating to MLSIENLILITGILLLLGIASNKFSARLGVPVLFIFLIVGMLAGSEGIGGIEFENYSLAYGIGTVALCLILFDGGIRTPYKSIRSAWKPAGVLATVGVFITALITGLAASWILGISAWQGLLLGSIVGSTDASVVFAVLRGGGVQIRPKLASTLEVESGSNDPMAIFLTIGLIQVLSGEVAFGFGLVTLFLNQIVVGSLVGVAVGWAGAWVLSHTRLEAAGLYPVMATALGLFSFGLAAKFGGSGFLAVYLTGIVVGNSRPVFHRGILLFHDALAWICQILMFTALGILSFPSRLLEVAVPALLISVVLIFVARPIAVFLCAAPFKLAIRELTFLSWVGLKGAVPITLATFPMIAGLPSASVIFDTVFFVVLVSALVQGWTLPWVARYLKLEVPRRLPPPVTLEISSLTNVDGDIVDYFVDESCQATGSMIQNLALPEGVVIALIVRDEQIIPPQGRSMLLSGDHVIVVLRPRVRALVDRIFSHREQPPKPLPEELEFPLRGSIKVAAIEQFYGLSLDFEDDSTLDQMIRKHLKGKDVKLGATVQYEQIALRIRELSPTGTIEYVGMTILPEPELCNPPDAPDTPSESDTATNPKE from the coding sequence ATGCTTAGCATCGAAAACCTGATTCTGATCACCGGGATTCTGCTGCTGTTGGGCATTGCGTCGAACAAGTTTTCGGCGAGGTTGGGGGTCCCCGTTCTGTTCATCTTCTTGATCGTAGGCATGCTTGCCGGGTCAGAAGGCATCGGTGGAATCGAGTTCGAGAACTACTCGCTCGCTTACGGAATCGGGACGGTGGCATTGTGCCTGATCCTTTTCGATGGTGGCATCCGAACGCCCTACAAATCGATTCGATCCGCCTGGAAACCCGCAGGAGTCTTGGCGACCGTCGGCGTTTTCATTACAGCGCTCATCACAGGCCTAGCCGCTTCTTGGATCCTCGGAATATCGGCGTGGCAAGGCTTATTGCTGGGCAGCATCGTTGGATCGACCGACGCATCAGTCGTATTCGCGGTACTGCGTGGTGGCGGTGTGCAAATCCGACCGAAGCTGGCCAGCACCCTGGAAGTGGAAAGCGGATCGAACGATCCGATGGCGATCTTCTTGACCATCGGCCTGATTCAAGTGCTCAGTGGCGAAGTCGCTTTTGGTTTCGGATTGGTCACGCTGTTTTTGAATCAGATCGTGGTGGGTTCGCTTGTCGGCGTAGCCGTGGGCTGGGCCGGAGCATGGGTACTCAGCCACACCCGTTTGGAAGCTGCTGGTTTGTATCCCGTTATGGCAACGGCATTAGGCCTGTTCTCGTTTGGATTGGCAGCGAAGTTCGGAGGCAGCGGATTCTTGGCCGTTTATCTGACCGGAATTGTCGTTGGCAACAGCCGCCCCGTGTTCCATCGTGGCATCTTGCTATTCCACGACGCGCTCGCATGGATTTGCCAAATACTAATGTTTACCGCGTTGGGCATTCTTTCGTTTCCGAGTCGCTTACTAGAGGTCGCGGTCCCGGCCCTGTTGATTTCAGTCGTCCTGATCTTCGTCGCGCGGCCCATCGCTGTTTTTCTCTGTGCTGCCCCCTTCAAATTAGCAATCCGAGAACTGACGTTTTTGTCCTGGGTGGGGCTCAAAGGTGCGGTACCGATTACGTTGGCGACGTTCCCAATGATCGCTGGATTGCCCAGCGCGTCAGTAATCTTCGACACTGTGTTTTTTGTCGTCCTGGTATCCGCGCTTGTTCAGGGCTGGACTTTGCCTTGGGTCGCTCGCTACTTGAAGTTGGAGGTACCACGACGTTTGCCACCTCCGGTGACACTCGAAATCAGTTCGCTAACCAACGTCGATGGTGACATCGTTGACTATTTTGTCGACGAAAGTTGCCAAGCAACCGGCAGCATGATTCAGAATCTGGCATTACCGGAAGGCGTCGTGATTGCATTGATCGTTCGCGATGAACAAATCATTCCTCCCCAGGGACGCTCAATGCTGTTGAGCGGAGATCATGTCATCGTGGTGTTGCGACCACGAGTGCGAGCGCTGGTGGACCGAATTTTCTCGCACCGTGAACAACCGCCTAAGCCGCTGCCCGAAGAGCTCGAGTTTCCGCTTCGCGGATCGATCAAGGTCGCCGCAATTGAACAGTTCTACGGGCTGAGCCTAGACTTTGAAGATGACTCTACGCTCGACCAGATGATACGCAAACATCTGAAAGGAAAGGACGTAAAATTAGGTGCGACGGTACAGTACGAACAAATCGCGTTGCGCATCCGAGAACTTTCGCCCACCGGGACAATCGAGTATGTCGGTATGACAATCCTTCCCGAGCCTGAACTTTGCAACCCGCCCGATGCACCGGATACCCCATCCGAGTCAGATACGGCAACGAATCCTAAGGAATAA
- a CDS encoding DUF3124 domain-containing protein produces the protein MSNRLTEEQSEKFSRSIKLLLFLFVVLPIVLLAVFMEFRFQSFEANIPSQAPSVRDDARMEIDVMPWHPVEGQRLYVPAYSHVYHQQGEPYLLTVTLNIRNTDVDHEIVVTSVRYFDTSGKELRSMLKKPLRLGPLASTEFVIEREDKAGGSGASFIVEWQAGTEVNQPIVETVMIDTRGQQGISFIAQAVVLSESAGESID, from the coding sequence ATGTCCAATCGACTCACTGAAGAGCAGTCAGAGAAATTCTCCCGTAGCATCAAGCTGCTTCTGTTTCTCTTTGTGGTCTTGCCAATCGTGCTGCTGGCCGTCTTCATGGAGTTTCGATTTCAATCCTTTGAAGCCAACATCCCCAGCCAAGCACCAAGTGTTCGGGATGACGCACGGATGGAAATTGATGTTATGCCTTGGCACCCCGTCGAAGGACAGCGATTGTACGTCCCCGCTTATTCGCACGTTTATCACCAGCAAGGCGAACCTTACCTGTTGACGGTTACGTTGAACATCCGCAATACCGACGTCGACCACGAGATCGTCGTCACGTCGGTCCGCTACTTTGATACCAGCGGCAAGGAACTCCGTTCAATGCTTAAAAAACCTCTACGGCTAGGTCCTTTGGCATCAACGGAGTTCGTCATCGAACGCGAGGACAAGGCGGGGGGAAGCGGTGCAAGTTTTATCGTCGAATGGCAAGCAGGCACCGAAGTCAATCAACCTATCGTCGAGACTGTGATGATCGACACACGAGGTCAGCAGGGAATTTCGTTCATCGCTCAAGCGGTCGTTCTCAGTGAATCGGCGGGCGAGTCGATCGATTGA
- a CDS encoding heavy metal translocating P-type ATPase, which yields MSQASPLSKTPEPVADRKQWAIALLACAAIAVHLVLRFAVVVDTHIHQAPLYVALLFGGVPLVWGLLVKLFRREFGSDLLAGISIVTSILLGEYLAGTLVVLMLSGGEALESYAVRSASSVLEALAKRMPSNAHRKNGSTLEDVALDEVQVGDLLLVLPHDICPIDGTVVEGHGVMDESYLTGEPYLMSKTPGSLVLSGSINGDSALTIRADRLAVDSRYAKIMQVMQSSQQHRPKIRRLGDQLGAFYTPLAIAVGVAAWVGSGDPVRFLAVMVVATPCPLLIAIPVAIIGSISLAARRAIIIRDPAALEQVDSCKTIIFDKTGTLTYGKPKLTQQLCAPSFDPLDVLSLVASLEQYSKHPLAEAIVDAGRNQRVVLKASSQMSERPGEGLQGIVAGKEIRVTSRQEYLANHPEAAERLPEQAGGLECVILIDGEYAATYRLRDAPREEGASFVNHLGRRHGVERVVMLSGDRESEVKYLAELVGIPEFHGEQSPEQKLDFVTQETARVKTMFVGDGINDAPALMAATVGIAFGQNSDVTTEAAGVVIMDSSLAKVDEFMHISRRMRRIALQSAVGGMALSVVAMMIAAAGYLPPVAGAMTQEVIDVVAVLNALRVAIPPKSLIDF from the coding sequence ATGAGTCAGGCCAGTCCGTTGAGCAAGACGCCGGAACCTGTAGCCGACCGAAAGCAATGGGCAATTGCGCTGCTGGCATGTGCAGCGATTGCTGTCCACTTAGTTCTGCGGTTTGCTGTAGTGGTTGACACGCACATTCATCAAGCTCCCCTTTACGTGGCGTTGCTATTCGGTGGTGTCCCATTGGTTTGGGGACTACTGGTGAAGTTGTTTCGTCGCGAGTTCGGTTCAGATCTACTCGCTGGAATTTCAATCGTCACGTCGATCTTGCTGGGAGAGTACTTGGCGGGAACTCTAGTCGTCCTCATGCTTTCGGGCGGTGAAGCCTTGGAAAGCTATGCGGTCCGCAGCGCTTCATCCGTTCTCGAAGCGTTAGCGAAACGGATGCCTTCCAATGCCCACCGAAAGAACGGTTCAACGCTAGAAGACGTAGCGCTTGACGAAGTGCAAGTCGGCGACCTGTTGCTAGTGCTGCCTCATGACATCTGTCCCATCGATGGCACGGTGGTCGAAGGACATGGTGTCATGGACGAATCGTACCTGACCGGTGAACCCTACTTAATGTCCAAGACACCGGGTTCTTTGGTACTGTCTGGTTCGATCAATGGCGACTCGGCCCTGACCATCCGAGCCGATAGGTTGGCGGTGGATTCCCGTTACGCCAAGATCATGCAAGTCATGCAGTCGTCCCAGCAACACCGTCCCAAGATTCGACGGTTAGGCGACCAACTTGGGGCTTTCTACACGCCGCTTGCGATCGCGGTCGGTGTGGCCGCGTGGGTTGGATCAGGGGACCCCGTCCGGTTCTTGGCCGTGATGGTGGTCGCGACCCCATGTCCTCTTTTAATTGCCATTCCCGTCGCGATTATCGGTTCGATATCGCTCGCTGCGCGTCGAGCCATCATCATCCGCGACCCGGCAGCACTCGAGCAAGTCGACTCATGCAAAACAATCATCTTTGACAAGACAGGAACATTGACTTACGGCAAGCCAAAGTTGACGCAGCAACTTTGTGCGCCATCGTTCGATCCGCTTGATGTGCTAAGTCTTGTCGCCAGTCTTGAACAGTACTCAAAGCACCCACTCGCAGAAGCAATTGTCGACGCAGGGCGAAATCAACGAGTGGTGCTCAAAGCTTCGAGCCAAATGAGCGAACGACCCGGTGAAGGTTTGCAAGGGATCGTAGCGGGAAAAGAAATTCGTGTTACCAGTCGCCAGGAATACTTGGCAAACCACCCCGAAGCCGCAGAGCGATTACCCGAGCAAGCCGGCGGATTGGAATGCGTGATTCTAATTGATGGTGAATACGCAGCGACGTATCGATTGAGGGATGCGCCGCGGGAGGAAGGTGCTTCGTTCGTGAATCACTTGGGGAGACGACACGGAGTAGAACGCGTGGTGATGCTTTCTGGTGATCGTGAATCGGAAGTCAAGTACTTAGCCGAATTGGTTGGGATCCCGGAATTTCACGGGGAGCAAAGCCCCGAACAGAAGTTGGATTTTGTAACTCAGGAAACCGCTCGCGTGAAAACGATGTTCGTTGGCGATGGGATTAATGATGCACCCGCGCTGATGGCAGCGACGGTTGGGATCGCATTTGGGCAAAACAGCGATGTGACAACCGAAGCCGCTGGCGTTGTCATTATGGACAGTTCGCTTGCGAAAGTAGACGAGTTCATGCACATCAGTCGCCGAATGCGCCGCATTGCGTTGCAAAGCGCCGTGGGCGGTATGGCTTTGAGCGTCGTTGCAATGATGATCGCGGCCGCAGGTTACTTACCGCCGGTCGCCGGTGCGATGACTCAGGAAGTGATTGACGTGGTCGCAGTGCTTAACGCGCTACGGGTTGCGATACCGCCGAAGTCGCTCATTGACTTCTAA
- a CDS encoding SpoIIAA family protein: MSVELCEVQQGNFLEIQVTGKLDKEAYELFLPSVERQIEEYGKIRILFAMHDFHGWDAGAMWQDIKFDVKHFNDIERLAIVGESKWERGMAVFCKPFTTAKIRYFDIARIDDARKWLAE, encoded by the coding sequence ATGTCCGTTGAACTGTGTGAAGTCCAACAAGGAAACTTCCTAGAGATCCAAGTCACTGGCAAGCTCGACAAAGAGGCTTATGAGCTATTTCTTCCTTCGGTAGAACGACAGATCGAAGAGTACGGGAAGATTCGTATCCTGTTCGCCATGCATGATTTTCACGGTTGGGATGCGGGTGCAATGTGGCAAGATATCAAGTTCGATGTCAAACATTTTAATGATATCGAGCGATTGGCGATTGTCGGAGAAAGTAAGTGGGAACGCGGTATGGCAGTGTTTTGCAAGCCCTTTACCACTGCGAAGATTCGCTACTTTGATATCGCTCGTATTGATGATGCAAGAAAGTGGCTAGCGGAATAG